ATCACCAGTCCCGACGAGACCGTCGTCAAAGTCTACCGGTTCAGCGAACTCACGCTGATCCTCACGAGCGACCGGCTCGTCAAGCACATCGGCGAGGCGGTCTGGGACGAAGACTACGCGGAGTACCGCTTCGACGACGTGACGAACCTCTCGTTCGAGGACGGAAGCGTCGCGACGCAGATCGTCCTCACGGTCGACGGCCGCCCGCAGCGGATCAAGGCGCCGAACGACGCGGCGGACGACATCCGCGAGCGGCTCCAGCGAGCGCTGTTCGCGTACCACGACGTCGAGTCGCTCGCCGAACTCAACGCGATCCTCGGTGAGGAGCAGGAGGACGACGGTGACGACGGGACGGTCGACTTCGGTGATGGCGTCGATCCGCTCGACGCAAACCCGCCCGAACCCGACGAGGGTGGGGAGGCGACCGCCAGCGCAGCGGGTCAGTCCCGGGCAGCCGATCAGATCGACGACGAATCCGGCGGTACCGACCCCCGATCGAACCGATCCGAAGCGGAGTCGACGACGCTCGAGTCACGGCGGCTGATGGACGACCTCGCGGACGAGTCGGCACCCGATGCGGCGCAGCCTTCGGGGGAAGCTGGCGGGGCAACTGACGCCAGCTCGGATCCGAGTCCCGAAGTTCTCGAGCGCCTCGAGACGCTCGAGGCGGCGGTCGAACGACAGAACGAGCACCTCGAGAAGCAACAGCAGACGATCGAACAGCTGATTACCGAACTTCGGCAGGGTCGGTAACGCCCTCTCGCCCGGTTCCGAATACGGTTACTCTCGGCCTGTAACCTTCCGAATACACGAGGAGCCGAACGGACCGAGTTCGCCGCTCTCGAGGTCGATGAAGTAGCCGGTCGAGAGTCCGGAGCCACAGCGCCGGCAGGAAAACTCCCCCTCCTTCGTGATGACGTCCTGATCGAACCGGACGTACTGGCGGCTCTTCGGACGGACGATACCGTCCTCGCGTTCGATGATGCCGCGAAGCTCCGCCCGGTCGAGGATCGTCCGGGTCACCGCGGGATCGCTGGTGACGGTCTCGATGCGATCGACGACCTCGGCGAGCGACAGCGACTCGTGCTCGAGTCGCTCGAGCAACGCCAGTCCGAGTTCGACCCGATCGTCGGTCGCGTCGACCGTGCCCTCGTCAGCGCCCATCGGTCAAAGCTGTCGTGCCGGATCGAATAAACGTTGTGCTGGCCGACCCCGCGAGGCACAAAGGTTTCAACGGTCGCGAAAGAACAGCGGTCGATGACGATGCCGACGGCGGCGATGCGAGCCCTCGCGGGGGCGCTCCTCCTCGGGATGGTTACGACCGCGGGCGTTCTCGTCCCGGCGTCGATGCTGGTGAACGCTGCCGAATCGGTGGCGGCCGATCCGATTCGCTTCGCACTTCTCGTCGCCGGTCTCTACCTCGTTCGGCCGCTGTTCGCCCTGCCGACGACGCCGCTCGCGGTCGTCGTCGGCTACGGCTACGGCGTCTCGTTCGGGGTCCCGATCGCACTCGTCGGTGTCGTCGCGACCGCGATTCCCGTCTTTCTCACCGCTCGCTGGCTCGGCGACGGTCCTCGAGCGGCGGAGCTACCGATCTTCGGGCGGGTCGGACGGCTCCTCGAGCGAACCGAGTGTGCGGTCCAGCGCTACTACGATACTGCGGGACCGATCCGCGGCGTCACCGCCTCGCGGCTCGCACCGATTCCCTCGGACGTCTCGACGTGTTCGGCGGCGGTCAGCGGTGTCCGACTTCGTCACCTGGTGATCGGCACGGCGCTTGGCGAACTCCCGTGGACGATTGCAGCGGTCGTCGTCGGCGCGTCGGCCGCGACGGTCACCACCGACGGATTCGGTGATTTGGGACTCGCTCTGACGATCGCGTGCAGTCTCGCCGCTGCGCTCTTGCTCGCGGGGCCGATATACGACTATCTGTGGGGACGACCCCCGGCCGAGGACTCGAGCCGCCCCCTGGACGGCTAAACTCGGCTATCGAAACGGGTCGCTGCAGTCGATCACGACTCCGTGTTGGGGACAGACGTACTTGCAGTGCCGTTTGTACATCGGCGCCCGACAGTGCGGGCAGGTCGGAGCGCCGGACGGCTGGTCGCTCCGACCCTGCGAACCGCCGTCGCCGTCCGATCCCGCGTCGCCGTCACCGGTCATACGTTCCCGTTCCCGCGGAGCCAGCTAAGTGCTGGTGGTTTCGGGCCGCTCGAGCGGCTCCGTTCACTCGGAGTACGTAGCGATCCGGCGTACCCGCTGAGCCATCGCTGGCCTGGTGATCGCTCGCACGACCGTCGTCGTCGGTTTGTACGTAGTTTCCCCCGTCGGAGATTTCATCGCAGTAACCGTCCAGAACCCGGGCGATCGAAAGGTTAGCCGGCAGAGTCCCGTTTCGTCCGTCCGTGCTCTCTTCTGTCTGCTAACGATTATCGCCCCCTCGACCGGTTTACGCGACCGATCTCGTACGCGAAAGGTGACGGAGTCTCCGACTTTCACTTCCCCAGTCTCGGCCTCGAGGACGAGCGATCGTGTCCTTCGCATGTGGGCCTTTCACACATGGCGGACAAAAAGCTGTTACCTGAACACGATGGTATCGAGTGTCGCGTGGTGATTCATCGACGCGTAGGTACTCGTCGGACTTCTCGTCAAAACAGCGCTCGGTCAAAAAGAGCGGACAGAAGCGCTCAGTGTGCGCTCGTTAACACTCGCTCCAGCCGCAGGACTCGCAGGTCTTGCAGCCTTCGGAGTAGTACAGCGAGAGCGAGCCGCAGTCAGGACACTCCGGCGACTCGCCGGCGTCGATGAGGTCCTGGACGGAATCGTCGTCGTCAGACGATGCACCGGCGGCAGCGGCCCCGCCGTCGGTCTTCGGTCCGTCGACGGTCGCGTCCGTATCGGCCGACTCTTCGAGCGTCTGCTGGGTCGGGTACGGCTTGTCGATCTCGTTCTCGAGGTAGCGGCGCATCGCGGTGCCGATGGCGTCCGGGATCGACTGGATCTGTTCGCCCTTGTCCCAGGCGACCTTCGGCGAGCGGGTGCCACAGAGTTCGTCGACGATCTCCTCGGGGTCGACGCCCGAGCGCAGCGAGGTGGAGATGACCTTCGCCAGCGCCTCGGTGAAGGAGTTCGTAAAGCCACCCGAGTGGCCGATGTTCGCGAACAGTTCGAACGGCTGACCCGTCTCGGGATCCTCGTTGATCGTCACGTAGACCTTGCCGTAGCCCGTGTCGATGCGCTGGCTGACGCCCTGCAGCGCGTCGGGACGCTCGCGCTTCTCGGTGAAGTCGACCTGAATCGGCTCTCGGCCCTCGTCCTCTATCGTCGCGATCTCCTCGCCGAGGACGTCCTGGACGTCGTCGCTCTCGAGGAACGCCTCGAGACCGCCGAAGATCTCGTCGATCTGATCGACGAGCGCCTCGGCGGCTTCGGTCTCGTCGGCGAAGTCGGCGTTCTCGGCGCGCGTCGTCAGCACCTGCTTCGAGCGGGTGCCGTCGCGGTAGTAGGTGACGCCCTTGCCGCCGTTCTCGTAGACCCACTCGAAGACCTCCTTTGCGTCCTCGAGCGTGGAGTCGTTCGGCGCGTTGACGGTCTTCGAGATGGCGGAGTCGACGCCCTTCTGGCAGGCACACTGGACGGCAGCGTGCTGTTTCGCCGAGAGGTCACTGGTGATGACGAACAGTTCGCCGATCGCGTCCGGCACCGTCGAGAGCCCCTCGACGCCTTCGAACTGGTTCGTGGCCATCTGCTCCTGGGCCTCCTCCTTGACGGCGTCGACGTCGATGTCGTTGTCCTCGAGGACGCGCAGGAAGTAGTCGTCGAACTCGACGAGCATCTCGTCGCCCTGGACGTCGTCGGTGACGTTCTTGTAGTAAGCGACGTTGTAGATCGGCTCACAGCCGCCCGTCGTGTTGCCGACCATCGAGGTCGTGCCGGTCGGTGCGATGGTCGTTACGTTGTGGTTCCGGATCGGGAACCCGTCGGGGAACCGGTCGGCGTCGAGGCCGGTCTGGTGCTCGAACCACTCGCGGTACTCGGTCGGGTTCGCGTACTTCGAGTCGTCCCAGTCGTTGAAGGAGTCGCGTTCCTTCGCGAGTTCGTGGCTGGTCCACTTGGCCTCGTGGTTGATGTGGGTCATCAGCTGGCGGGCGACCTCGTTGCCCTCGTCGCTGCCGTACTTGATGCCGAGCTGGATGTACAGCTGGGCCAGCCCCATCACGCCGAGACCGATCTTGCGCATGTCCCGGACCTTCTCCTCGATCTCCTCGACCGGGAAGTCGGACATGGTGACGACGTTCTCGAGGAAGCGCGTGCCGTAGGTGATGCGCTCGTCGAACTCCTCGTAGTCGATCGCCTCCTCGAGGAAGGCCTCGACGGCCGCCGCCTGCGAGTCGTAGTCGTCGGCGTGCTCGTCGGCCCAGACGCGCCAGTCGGGCGCCTCCCGGTCGGCCAGCGTCGAGAGGTTGATGTGACCGAGGTTACAGGCCTCGTACTCCTCGAGGGGCTGTTCGCCGCAGGGGTTCGTCGCCAGGATCTGGTGATCCTCCTGCTTTTCGACGTCGAACGAGTGCTGTTTGTTCACTCGCTCGAGGTAGATCACGCCGGGTTCGCCGTTCTCGTGAGCGCCGGAGACGATGCGCTCGAAGATCAGTTCCGCCGGGATGGAGAGCGGTTCGCCGACCTCGACGTGTTCGCCGAGATCGTAGCGACTGTACATCTCCTTGGTCTCCTCGGTGGCGATGTGGGGCTCCTCCGTGCGCGGATTGGTGAAGGTGTACTCCTCGCCGTTCTGGACCGCTTCCATGAAGTCGTCGGTGACGCCGACGGAGATATTGAAGTTAGAGAGATGGCCCTCGACGGCGTTGCGCAGGTGTTTCGGAACGCGGCCCTCCTCGTCGATGAGGCTGCGGGCCTCCTCGAGCGCCTCGGAGAAGCTGGTGTAGGTGTAGTCGTCGGGGTCGTTGAGCCGCAGACAGTGAGCCAGCGAGACGTCCTTGTTCTTGGCGTGGATGAACTCGATGACGTCGGGGTGAGAGACGCGCATGATCCCCATCTGAGCGCCACGACGGGTGCCCCCCTGGGCGATGGTCTCACAGAGCTGGTCGTAGGTCCGCATGAAGGTGATCGGGCCCGAGGCGATGCCGCCGGTCGAGCCGACGGAGTCGCCGTAGGGGCGGAGCTGCCAGAAGCCGTAGCCGACGCCGCCGCCGGACTGGAAGACTTCCGCGGCCTTCTTGGCCGTCTCGTGGATGTCCGAGAGATCGTCGTCGGGGCTCATGACGAAACAGGCCGAGAGCTGCTGGAGTTCGTCGCCCGCGTTCATCAGCGTCGGCGAGTTCGGCATAAAGGAGAGCGTCTCCATTCCTTCAGTAAAGGTCTCGGCGACGTCCTCGACGTGCTCGCGGACCTCGTCGGGAAGTTCGGGAACGACCGTCTCGTAGGCGAACTTGTTGACGTTCTGCTCGCTCAGGACGGTCTCGGTGTCGTCGTCCGTCGTCGTTCCGGCACCGAAGACCTCCGCAGCGAGTTCGTCGCGTCGCGGGTGGCCGGGCTTGAGCTGGTCGGGCGTGACGGTGATCTCGAGGCCCTGCTTTTCGGCCTCGTAGACGGCTTCCGCCAGCGCGATGTTCTCTCCGACGCGCTCGAAGAGATCCTCCTGTCGTTCGGCGAGTTCGCCCTCGGCGTCCTTGCGGAGATAGCGTGCGGGCAGAATGTTGTGATAGGCGTTAGCCGTCAGGCGCTCCTCCAGCGTGTCGCCTTCGGTACGCTTGATCGGCAGCGTCAACTCTTCGGCGGAGAGCTCTGATTCGCTC
This DNA window, taken from Natronococcus sp. CG52, encodes the following:
- a CDS encoding adenosylcobalamin-dependent ribonucleoside-diphosphate reductase, which codes for MSESELSAEELTLPIKRTEGDTLEERLTANAYHNILPARYLRKDAEGELAERQEDLFERVGENIALAEAVYEAEKQGLEITVTPDQLKPGHPRRDELAAEVFGAGTTTDDDTETVLSEQNVNKFAYETVVPELPDEVREHVEDVAETFTEGMETLSFMPNSPTLMNAGDELQQLSACFVMSPDDDLSDIHETAKKAAEVFQSGGGVGYGFWQLRPYGDSVGSTGGIASGPITFMRTYDQLCETIAQGGTRRGAQMGIMRVSHPDVIEFIHAKNKDVSLAHCLRLNDPDDYTYTSFSEALEEARSLIDEEGRVPKHLRNAVEGHLSNFNISVGVTDDFMEAVQNGEEYTFTNPRTEEPHIATEETKEMYSRYDLGEHVEVGEPLSIPAELIFERIVSGAHENGEPGVIYLERVNKQHSFDVEKQEDHQILATNPCGEQPLEEYEACNLGHINLSTLADREAPDWRVWADEHADDYDSQAAAVEAFLEEAIDYEEFDERITYGTRFLENVVTMSDFPVEEIEEKVRDMRKIGLGVMGLAQLYIQLGIKYGSDEGNEVARQLMTHINHEAKWTSHELAKERDSFNDWDDSKYANPTEYREWFEHQTGLDADRFPDGFPIRNHNVTTIAPTGTTSMVGNTTGGCEPIYNVAYYKNVTDDVQGDEMLVEFDDYFLRVLEDNDIDVDAVKEEAQEQMATNQFEGVEGLSTVPDAIGELFVITSDLSAKQHAAVQCACQKGVDSAISKTVNAPNDSTLEDAKEVFEWVYENGGKGVTYYRDGTRSKQVLTTRAENADFADETEAAEALVDQIDEIFGGLEAFLESDDVQDVLGEEIATIEDEGREPIQVDFTEKRERPDALQGVSQRIDTGYGKVYVTINEDPETGQPFELFANIGHSGGFTNSFTEALAKVISTSLRSGVDPEEIVDELCGTRSPKVAWDKGEQIQSIPDAIGTAMRRYLENEIDKPYPTQQTLEESADTDATVDGPKTDGGAAAAGASSDDDDSVQDLIDAGESPECPDCGSLSLYYSEGCKTCESCGWSEC
- a CDS encoding DUF5830 family protein — protein: MGADEGTVDATDDRVELGLALLERLEHESLSLAEVVDRIETVTSDPAVTRTILDRAELRGIIEREDGIVRPKSRQYVRFDQDVITKEGEFSCRRCGSGLSTGYFIDLESGELGPFGSSCIRKVTGRE
- a CDS encoding DUF7115 domain-containing protein, with the translated sequence MTVPGLVQSALDGEEIVTRISIGGDDEIFVTPSSSIVYRAEGLLSTRRIKQFSHDADRITLSEGRRKTSFTLEYSLDDPAEFTIPAGKTEEVLRPILAGVLNGNGITSPDETVVKVYRFSELTLILTSDRLVKHIGEAVWDEDYAEYRFDDVTNLSFEDGSVATQIVLTVDGRPQRIKAPNDAADDIRERLQRALFAYHDVESLAELNAILGEEQEDDGDDGTVDFGDGVDPLDANPPEPDEGGEATASAAGQSRAADQIDDESGGTDPRSNRSEAESTTLESRRLMDDLADESAPDAAQPSGEAGGATDASSDPSPEVLERLETLEAAVERQNEHLEKQQQTIEQLITELRQGR
- a CDS encoding TVP38/TMEM64 family protein; the protein is MTMPTAAMRALAGALLLGMVTTAGVLVPASMLVNAAESVAADPIRFALLVAGLYLVRPLFALPTTPLAVVVGYGYGVSFGVPIALVGVVATAIPVFLTARWLGDGPRAAELPIFGRVGRLLERTECAVQRYYDTAGPIRGVTASRLAPIPSDVSTCSAAVSGVRLRHLVIGTALGELPWTIAAVVVGASAATVTTDGFGDLGLALTIACSLAAALLLAGPIYDYLWGRPPAEDSSRPLDG
- a CDS encoding HVO_2523 family zinc finger protein, which translates into the protein MTGDGDAGSDGDGGSQGRSDQPSGAPTCPHCRAPMYKRHCKYVCPQHGVVIDCSDPFR